A genomic region of Kluyveromyces marxianus DMKU3-1042 DNA, complete genome, chromosome 5 contains the following coding sequences:
- the ALA1 gene encoding alanine--tRNA ligase → MTIGDKAKWTATNVRSTFLDYFKSKGHTFVPSSPVIPYDDPTLLFANAGMNQYKPIFLGTVDPSSDFYKLKRATNSQKCIRAGGKHNDLEDVGRDSYHHTFFEMLGNWSFGDYFKKEAIEYSWELLTKVYGIPGDRLYVTYFEGDEKLGLEPDFEARDLWKAVGVADDHILPGNAKDNFWEMGEQGPCGPCSEVHYDRIGGRNASSLVNQDDPDVLEIWNNVFIQFNREQDGSLRPLPAKHVDTGMGFERLVSVLHDVRSNYDTDVFEPLFKRIQEITGVRPYSGKFGAEDVDGIDTAYRVLADHVRTLTFALADGGVPNNEGRGYVLRRILRRGARYARKYMNYPIGNFFSQLSVTLIEQVKDMFPEVAKDPSYLFEILDEEEASFAKTLDRGEKLFEKYAEETMKKSDKTLDGKQVWRLYDTYGFPVDLTELMAEEQGLKIDTEGFEKAKKESYEASKQGGKKGTSNLIKLNVHELSQLNESNVPKTDDSFKYGTENIEATILRIHDGEAFVDSMTEVGKQYGIVLDKTCFYAEQGGQEYDTGKIVIDGQAEFNVENVQVYNGYVFHTGILGDGELSTGDKIIASYEELRRHPLRNNHTGTHILNFALKEVLGNDVDQKGSLVAPEKLRFDFSHKRALSYEELVDVEKITNEKIKENLTVYYKDVALDLAKTISSVRAVFGETYPDPVRVVSVGKPVDEILENPSSEEWSKYSVEFCGGTHVSKTGDIKEFVIVEESGIAKGIRRIVAVSGPEAYEVQRVAVEFDGELDAVDKLPFSALKAQKVKELGVRLGQLNISVISKTDLKEKFNKIEKEVKDEMKVRAKKEIKQTVDDVKQYFEENKDASFYVKHIDIPTNAKAITEAINHIKTNLKDKSIYLFTGNDANGKVAHGCYISDAAISKGVDGSSLAKKVSANIGGKAGGKGNVFQGMGDKPSSIDSAISEVSDLLKEKLTI, encoded by the coding sequence ATGACTATTGGTGACAAGGCCAAATGGACGGCTACTAATGTCCGTTCCACATTTTTGGATTACTTCAAATCTAAAGGACATACTTTTGTGCCATCATCTCCTGTTATTCCATACGATGATCCAACTTTGTTGTTTGCCAATGCCGGTATGAACCAATATAAACCTATCTTTTTGGGTACTGTTGATCCTTCCAGTGATTTCTACAAGCTAAAAAGAGCTACCAACTCTCAAAAGTGTATCAGAGCTGGTGGTAAGCACAACGATTTAGAAGATGTTGGTAGAGATTCTTATCATCATACATTTTTCGAAATGTTGGGTAACTGGTCTTTCGGTGACtacttcaagaaggaaGCTATTGAATATTCTTGGGAGCTATTGACTAAAGTCTATGGTATTCCAGGTGACAGATTATATGTTACCTATTTCGAGGGTGATGAGAAGCTAGGCTTGGAACCTGACTTCGAAGCTCGCGACTTGTGGAAGGCTGTCGGTGTTGCGGATGATCACATTTTGCCAGGTAACGCCAAGGACAACTTCTGGGAGATGGGTGAACAAGGTCCATGTGGTCCATGTTCCGAAGTTCATTATGATAGAATCGGTGGTAGAAATGCATCTTCCCTTGTCAACCAAGATGACCCAGATGTGTTGGAAATCTGGAACAACGTGTTCATCCAATTCAACAGAGAACAAGACGGTTCTCTAAGACCTTTACCAGCTAAGCATGTTGATACTGGTATGGGTTTCGAAAGATTGGTCTCTGTGTTGCATGATGTTAGATCCAACTATGATACCGATGTTTTCGAGCCATTATTTAAGagaattcaagaaattacTGGTGTTAGACCTTACTCTGGTAAGTTTGGCGCTGAAGATGTAGATGGTATCGACACCGCTTATCGTGTGTTGGCTGATCACGTCCGTACCTTGACTTTTGCTTTGGCTGATGGTGGTGTTCCAAACAACGAAGGTAGAGGTTACGTCTTGAGAAGAATCTTGAGACGTGGTGCCCGTTACGCTAGAAAATACATGAATTACCCAATCGGTAACTTCTTCTCCCAATTATCTGTTACTTTGATTGAACAAGTTAAAGATATGTTCCCAGAAGTTGCTAAGGATCCATCTTACTTATTCGAGATCTtagatgaggaagaagctTCTTTCGCTAAGACTTTGGACCGTGGTGAAAAGCTATTCGAAAAGTATGCTGAAGaaacgatgaagaagagcgATAAGACTTTGGATGGTAAGCAAGTCTGGAGATTATATGATACTTATGGTTTCCCTGTTGATTTGACTGAATTAATGgcagaagaacaaggttTGAAAATTGACACTGAAGGATTTGAGAAGGCTAAGAAAGAATCTTATGAAGCTTCCAAGCAAGGTGGTAAGAAGGGTACTTCCAACCTTATTAAGTTAAATGTTCACGAATTGTCTCAACTTAACGAAAGCAATGTTCCTAAGACTGACgattctttcaaatatGGTACGGAGAACATTGAAGCTACCATCTTGAGAATCCATGATGGTGAAGCTTTCGTTGACTCTATGACTGAAGTTGGTAAACAATACGGTATCGTTTTGGACAAGACTTGTTTTTATGCTGAACAAGGTGGTCAAGAATATGACACTGGTAAAATCGTCATTGATGGTCAAGCCGAATTTAACGTCGAAAACGTACAGGTTTACAATGGTTATGTTTTCCATACTGGTATCTTGGGTGATGGTGAATTGTCTACTGGTGACAAGATCATTGCATCATACGAAGAACTACGTCGTCATCCATTGAGAAATAACCACACTGGTACACATATCTTGAATTTCGCACTAAAAGAAGTTTTAGGTAATGATGTTGATCAAAAGGGTTCTTTGGTTGCTCCAGAAAAGCTAAGATTTGATTTCTCACACAAGAGAGCTTTATCTTACGAAGAATTGGTGgatgttgaaaagatcacaaatgaaaagatcaaggaaAACTTAACTGTTTACTACAAGGATGTTGCTTTAGATTTGGCCAAAACCATCTCCTCCGTCCGTGCTGTTTTCGGTGAAACTTACCCAGATCCAGTCCGTGTTGTCTCCGTCGGTAAACCTGTTGACGAAATCTTAGAAAACCCATCTAGTGAAGAATGGTCTAAATACTCGGTTGAATTCTGCGGTGGTACACATGTATCCAAGACTGGTGATATCAAGGAATTTGTTATTGTCGAAGAAAGTGGTATCGCCAAGGGTATCAGAAGAATAGTTGCTGTATCTGGTCCAGAGGCTTATGAAGTTCAAAGAGTTGCTGTTGAATTTGACGGTGAATTAGATGCTGTTGACAAGTTGCCATTCTCCGCTCTTAAGGCCCAAAAGGTTAAGGAACTAGGTGTCAGATTAGGACAACTAAACATTTCTGTTATCTCAAAGACTGATTTGAAGGAGAAATTCAACAAGATTGAGAAGGAAGTGAAGGATGAAATGAAGGTTAGAGCCAAGAAGGAAATCAAACAAACCGTTGACGATGTTAAGCaatactttgaagaaaacaaagatgCTTCATTCTATGTAAAGCACATCGACATTCCAACTAACGCCAAGGCTATCACAGAAGCTATCAATCACATCAAGACCAATTTGAAGGATAAGTCCATCTATCTGTTCACTGGTAACGATGCTAACGGCAAGGTTGCTCATGGTTGTTACATTTCTGATGCTGCTATTTCAAAGGGTGTGGATGGGTCTAGCTTAGCTAAGAAAGTGTCTGCTAACATTGGTGGTAAAGCCGGTGGTAAGGGCAATGTATTC